ACCGAATCTCAGGAGCAATCAACAACCGAGTCTCAGGAACAGTCGACTACGACGGAACCAGGAGCCGCGACACCTTGTCCCATAGGCAATCTGACCGACGAGCAGATAACTCTGGTGTGCCCTACCGGTTTCCGCAGGCATCCGAAATATTGCAACCTATTCTATCAATGTACCTCCGAGGGCAACATGGAGATCAAGGTCCTCGTGCTAGGTTGCCCTGACAACACTATCTTTGATGAGAATAAGATTCAATGTCTGCCGGAGGAAAGAAGCAGCCAGCCATGCACAGGTGCCAAGACGAGTGCGAGATTTTACAGGAGGCTGGAAGACAATGCTTTATCACCCGTGAGTATCTTCAGATCGAGCAACAGACTTGCGCGCTAAATCGTAACGCCGGTTGTACAACGTCTCTTTGATTTCAGGTAAAAGTATCATCGAACAGGCTTTGTCCGGAAAAGGGGCACTTCCCTTACCGACAAGGTTGCAGCAACGCCTTCTACAAGTGTGAACACGACGTCCGGGGAAATCTGCAAGGATATCTCTACAAATGTCCTGAGAACTTTGTCTACTGGTCCGTTTCCAGACGATGCGAACGCGCGACGCGTCTTCCGATGTGCTCGCGCCTGGCGCACAGAAACAGGATCGACTGGAACGATCGGTGGCAAATACCGACCGAAAGCTTTAATCTTTCCGCGAGGATGTTGCGCTTCTGAGGACGTTGTCACTCAGATACTTCAATACGCTGCCTATTTCTCGACTCTCGCTTAGATGAGTTACGAGCTCGCCATAAATGTCTGTAGACGATACAGATCCTCAGGTTAATCGCGATTCTTGACGAAGATTCGACGGGAGTAATGGAGTACCGTAGGAATTAGTAAGATTGCGTTAATGTAAATTACTTTGAAAATTAAGGAAAGACCAAtctttattttctgctttgaAGAGTTCAGGATATCTTTATCGTTAGTTtaactttcctttctttatcAAGAGCAACAACGGGAtgattacgaaattattttgatgaagAGAACTACCTTGATTagtgcaatattattatattttacggtACTTTGTAGAGTATTTAACAACATGGCTACGAAAGATCTCCACTAAAAATTTGTCGACAGATCTTCGGTAGTCATCTTGGACTAATTATAATCAAACTGCCATTATATCATGTCTAGTTAGTAGTAGATAGCGAATGTgttaatgattattaataaaaacgagTCATATCTAGCTAGGgaacattttcattaaaattggAATTTATTTACGGACATTTATGAGAGTCCCTTAAATTATTAGCTTTTctcattattaacatttatcattacCATCGTCTAAAAGGCAAGATATATattcgtaattatttatatataagtaaataatttccaattttcataaaaatgttgttcGCTGTCTTTTTTGTAGTTAGTCGTACCAGGGGTGGTTGCGGGActtatatgcaatattttgaCTGTACGTAATGACGTTGCATTTCgcctatttattatataatctgccgaatttttatttcgcataTAAGATGTCCACGAGAGGAAATACTTCATCAGGATTCAGTATCTTAAACGGTAGCTAACTCTCTTTAGGACATTCTGTAGAAATAATCGTGCGTTTATAATGTACACGCGCTTTGTACATATCTTGAAACGTCCTTCGTTACTGTCACGAGTATCTTATGCATTTATTGCGATTCACGATGTACTTAAAAGTGTATTCATCATAGTATTGTGCATTGATAGGTTAGCTTAATTAAATTGTCCACTTAACCTAATGTGCATGACTCCCGCGTTTACATTCGATCTCTGTAGACTTTgtatgaataaaaagaaacaatcaACAATGATGCGTATCTTACCTCTATTCGATTCGATATCTTACGTTTGTCAGGTTAACATGTCTTGCAACATTTcctgaatttgttgctctcGAATCCACGTTTAGAATTGCACTACTGCTGTACTGCACATTCCGCGCGTACCGATGAAAGTGCAAGCGTTCACATTTGAAGCTTGAATTGAAAATTATCGCGTCGAACTCGCGCGTTATCGATAACACTATACATCGATTAGTCGATCGTCGCGCGCAACCTTTATGACTCACGTCACGGGACAAACAGCCGGACACGGCCGGAGAAGGACGAACGCGAGTGAACGAAGGGAACGCGATTGTCAAAATCGCATTGCAGCGATCGCAGTGCGAGCTGATTGCTGAATAATTGATTATCGTGCGTGGATAAGCGACGAAAAATCTCACGAAAAACGTAGAAACGCGAGGTTCGTCCCGACGACAAGATGTTTCGCAGTTCGACGAACTTTGACAAGTTGCTGGGTAAGTTCTCCCCGGAATGTTTGAAATTCACCCAAAATGTCGGAAACTGTTTAATTCATCGTCGATCGTTTGCAGATAAGGCGACGAGCCACCTGCAACTGGAACCAGACTGGCCCACGATCATGCAAATTTGCGATCTGATACGTCAGAGCGACGTCCAGTAAGTATGTCCCGCGTCATCGTGTGGTTGTAACGTCACACTGTTGATTACATTACGTTTCACATTGTTTCGGAGAATTATATCAGCCGTGCTGTTATCGTTGTTTGTCTTCAAGTATCTCATGTACTTTCAGGCCAAAAGTTGCCCTCGCTGCTATAAGAAAGAAGATGATAAATAGTAATCCACACGTAGCGCTGTATGCCTTACTGGTACGATGTCACTTGATATTGTACTTTGTGTAGAAagattatgtttattatttccatGTTCATCAACATCTGCTCAGGTACTAGAGTCTTGCGTGAAAAACTGCGGCACGCTGATTCACGACGAGATTGCTACCAAGCAGTACATGGAACAGCTGAAAGAGTTGGTCAAGACCTCTCCGCACGAAAACGTTAGGCTGAAGACTTTGGAGCTGATACAAGCTTGGGCCCACGCATTTCGCAACAGCCCCAAGTACAGGACAGTCCAGGTGAGAGATTACAGCTCACCACATCACATTTCGGTAATACAAATAGTCCTTTCAAGGGTGATTTTGGTTGccagaaattttaatttattttatttatatgtttttcaGGATACTTTGAATATAATGAAAGCTGAGGGATATCAGTTTCCTGCTCTAAAGGAAAGTGACGCTATGTTTAGAGCGGACACCGCCCCCGCTTGGGCAGACGGCGAGGTGTGCCACCGCTGTCGCGTTGCATTCAGCATGGTTCAGCGGAAACACCACTGCAGAGCGTGTGGTCAAGTATTTTGCAGTCAGTGTTCAAGCAAGGTCTCCACTCTGCCGAAATTTGGAATCGAGAAGGAGGTGCGAGTCTGCGAGGCTTGTTACGAACACGTTAACAGGTGAGTGGGATCTCACGTTTTTTTCTAATTCGTAAATTATTCGGATCTGCGTGAAACATCGTGATTTTTCAGGCCATCTTCAACGCAATCCAAAGATACAGACCTGCCAGCGGAGTACCTCAAGAGCACTTTGGCTCAGCAGCAACAGGTACTTGTGCTTTAATGAATAGTAAATATTGCATTCTCCCTAGTGCATCAAGTATTCTTATTCACCATCTAAAATACTTGctcatttaatgaaaattaagaataattgGTCTCGTAAGCAACACTTCACGTTTTCGTTTTCATAGGTTCCAGCTCGGAAAACGGAGGAAGAGCtacgagaggaagaagaactGAATCTCGCGATAGCTTTGAGCCAGAGTGAGGCCGAgcagaaggaaaaagaaaagaaacgtgcTACAAGTGCTTTGAAGTCCAATCCTACTCCAATATCTAGAACAACGTAttcgccgccgccgtcaccCGTGAGTTTCTCATAAATTTCATTGAATGCACAGTCTGCTGCgtaaaatcattaataatttcttttactttcCAAACAGAGTAACAtctagatattaattttcgtaaGTGTTTGTTCTATCCTAAATACGATCTTGATTTTTCTCGTTAGGGTCCCAGCCCGTCCCGGATGCAAGATGACGACGAGATTGAGCCCGAGCTTGCTAAATATCTGAATCGCAAGTATTGGGAACAGAGGCAAACAGTAAGCGAGGAGCATGGGTCAAGAGTGGACGTGACCAGTCCCTCCGCACCTAACATAGGCAGCCCAATGCCCCAAAAGGTCGTACTCGTGAAGCAAGAGAACGGCGAGATCGATACTCAAATGGAGGAGTTTGTGAGCGGTCTGAGATCTCAAGTTGAAATTTTTGTGAACAGAATGAAAAGCAATTCGTCGAGAGGAAGATCGATCGCTAACGACAGCTCGGTTCAGACTTTATTCATGAACATAACAGCCATGCATTCCAGGTATGTCCAATCGAACTGCTAATTTTGTATCTTGTTGTGTTATATATGTTGGCTTTTCCTTTAATGAAAGACACGATATTTTCTTGCAGATTGTTACGATATA
The Ooceraea biroi isolate clonal line C1 chromosome 4, Obir_v5.4, whole genome shotgun sequence genome window above contains:
- the LOC105282897 gene encoding hepatocyte growth factor-regulated tyrosine kinase substrate isoform X3; its protein translation is MFRSSTNFDKLLDKATSHLQLEPDWPTIMQICDLIRQSDVQPKVALAAIRKKMINSNPHVALYALLVLESCVKNCGTLIHDEIATKQYMEQLKELVKTSPHENVRLKTLELIQAWAHAFRNSPKYRTVQDTLNIMKAEGYQFPALKESDAMFRADTAPAWADGEVCHRCRVAFSMVQRKHHCRACGQVFCSQCSSKVSTLPKFGIEKEVRVCEACYEHVNRPSSTQSKDTDLPAEYLKSTLAQQQQVPARKTEEELREEEELNLAIALSQSEAEQKEKEKKRATSALKSNPTPISRTTYSPPPSPGPSPSRMQDDDEIEPELAKYLNRKYWEQRQTVSEEHGSRVDVTSPSAPNIGSPMPQKVVLVKQENGEIDTQMEEFVSGLRSQVEIFVNRMKSNSSRGRSIANDSSVQTLFMNITAMHSRLLRYIQEQDDSRVYYEGLQDKLTQMKDARAALDALREEHKEKLRRRAEEAERQRQMLMAQKLAIMRKKKQEYLQYQRQLALQKIQEQEREMQMRQEQQKQQYIMGGYQAVSGFMGPSQGSPVRHVQYTTPGANYNPMSPTNQGVYMYGQPPMSQYPIQGYNMPPMNTLPVHMMSSLPNPEQQLSDPAMQGQENISRVSISGPGMQVQPPSNHQIGPQQSPPMHVPPGQASVGRHIPPAQGVSSQIPQQGPPTQIGLPPQVAQGHMGPSSGPVAPGSHVTPTGPVVGLPSQMGSQQPSTLPGTSPMLIGAQSTSFIQGPAGCQSASSGPIPVTSQGLPGGPPQGSGVPTMQSMAQMPTAQSIPYQPAPVPTTVSEAPQEPEDTKPRTAELISFD
- the LOC105282897 gene encoding hepatocyte growth factor-regulated tyrosine kinase substrate isoform X1, coding for MFRSSTNFDKLLDKATSHLQLEPDWPTIMQICDLIRQSDVQPKVALAAIRKKMINSNPHVALYALLVLESCVKNCGTLIHDEIATKQYMEQLKELVKTSPHENVRLKTLELIQAWAHAFRNSPKYRTVQVRDYSSPHHISDTLNIMKAEGYQFPALKESDAMFRADTAPAWADGEVCHRCRVAFSMVQRKHHCRACGQVFCSQCSSKVSTLPKFGIEKEVRVCEACYEHVNRPSSTQSKDTDLPAEYLKSTLAQQQQVPARKTEEELREEEELNLAIALSQSEAEQKEKEKKRATSALKSNPTPISRTTYSPPPSPGPSPSRMQDDDEIEPELAKYLNRKYWEQRQTVSEEHGSRVDVTSPSAPNIGSPMPQKVVLVKQENGEIDTQMEEFVSGLRSQVEIFVNRMKSNSSRGRSIANDSSVQTLFMNITAMHSRLLRYIQEQDDSRVYYEGLQDKLTQMKDARAALDALREEHKEKLRRRAEEAERQRQMLMAQKLAIMRKKKQEYLQYQRQLALQKIQEQEREMQMRQEQQKQQYIMGGYQAVSGFMGPSQGSPVRHVQYTTPGANYNPMSPTNQGVYMYGQPPMSQYPIQGYNMPPMNTLPVHMMSSLPNPEQQLSDPAMQGQENISRVSISGPGMQVQPPSNHQIGPQQSPPMHVPPGQASVGRHIPPAQGVSSQIPQQGPPTQIGLPPQVAQGHMGPSSGPVAPGSHVTPTGPVVGLPSQMGSQQPSTLPGTSPMLIGAQSTSFIQGPAGCQSASSGPIPVTSQGLPGGPPQGSGVPTMQSMAQMPTAQSIPYQPAPVPTTVSEAPQEPEDTKPRTAELISFD
- the LOC105282897 gene encoding hepatocyte growth factor-regulated tyrosine kinase substrate isoform X2, translated to MFRSSTNFDKLLDKATSHLQLEPDWPTIMQICDLIRQSDVQPKVALAAIRKKMINSNPHVALYALLVLESCVKNCGTLIHDEIATKQYMEQLKELVKTSPHENVRLKTLELIQAWAHAFRNSPKYRTVQVRDYSSPHHISDTLNIMKAEGYQFPALKESDAMFRADTAPAWADGEVCHRCRVAFSMVQRKHHCRACGQVFCSQCSSKVSTLPKFGIEKEVRVCEACYEHVNRPSSTQSKDTDLPAEYLKSTLAQQQQVPARKTEEELREEEELNLAIALSQSEAEQKEKEKKRATSALKSNPTPISRTTYSPPPSPGPSPSRMQDDDEIEPELAKYLNRKYWEQRQTVSEEHGSRVDVTSPSAPNIGSPMPQKVVLVKQENGEIDTQMEEFVSGLRSQVEIFVNRMKSNSSRGRSIANDSSVQTLFMNITAMHSRLLRYIQEQDDSRVYYEGLQDKLTQMKDARAALDALREEHKEKLRRRAEEAERQRQMLMAQKLAIMRKKKQEYLQYQRQLALQKIQEQEREMQMRQEQQKQQYIMGGYQAVSGFMGPSQGSPVRHVQYTTPGANYNPMSPTNQGVYMYGQPPMSQYPIQGYNMPPMNTLPVHMMSSLPNPEQQLSDPAMQGQENISRVSISGPGMVQPPSNHQIGPQQSPPMHVPPGQASVGRHIPPAQGVSSQIPQQGPPTQIGLPPQVAQGHMGPSSGPVAPGSHVTPTGPVVGLPSQMGSQQPSTLPGTSPMLIGAQSTSFIQGPAGCQSASSGPIPVTSQGLPGGPPQGSGVPTMQSMAQMPTAQSIPYQPAPVPTTVSEAPQEPEDTKPRTAELISFD